The following proteins are encoded in a genomic region of Bubalus kerabau isolate K-KA32 ecotype Philippines breed swamp buffalo chromosome 15, PCC_UOA_SB_1v2, whole genome shotgun sequence:
- the LOC129628514 gene encoding olfactory receptor 8K3-like: protein MAWMDKQNQTVPGEFILTGITDRPELQAPFFVLFLTIYAVSAVGNLGMIVLTKVDSKLQTPMYFFLRNLAFIDLGYSTSVGPKMLVNFVADQNTISYHRCATQLTFFILFIISELFILSAMAYDHYVAICNPLLYTVVMSPRVCWVLVTVPYVYSASISLITTIKIFISSFCGYNIISHFYCDSLPLLTLLCSSTWEIELFILICSMFNLVSSFLIVLVSYILILKAILKMNIAQGRQKAFSTCGSHLTVVAVLYATLAFMYMQPKASHSFDTDKMASVFFTLVIPMLNPVIYSLRNKEVKGALHRMWKNLCKIPI from the coding sequence ATGGCCTGGATGGACAAACAAAATCAAACAGTGCCTGGTGAATTCATCCTCACAGGAATCACAGACCGGCCTGAGCTGCAGGCTCCCTTCTTTGTGCTGTTCCTCACCATCTATGCAGTGTCAGCGGTGGGAAACTTGGGCATGATCGTTCTCACCAAGGTGGACTCCAAGCTACAGACAcccatgtacttctttctcagAAACCTGGCTTTCATCGATCTTGGCTATTCCACATCTGTGGGACCCAAAATGCTGGTAAATTTTGTAGCTGATCAAAACACAATCTCCTATCATCGGTGTGCTACGCAGCTGACTTTCTTCATCTTGTTCATCATCAGTGAACTTTTCATCCTGTCGGCAATGGCCTATGACCATTATGTGGCCATATGCAACCCTCTGCTCTACACAGTAGTTATGTCACCGAGAGTATGCTGGGTGCTGGTCACAGTCCCCTATGTTTACAGTGCctccatttctctgataactaCCATCAAGATATTTATTTCATCCTTCTGTGGCTATAACATCATCAGTCATTTCTACTGTGACAGTCTCCCCTTGCTAACTTTGCTGTGCTCAAGCACATGGGAAATCGAGCTGTTCATACTGATCTGTTCCATGTTTAATTTGGTTTCATCTTTTCTGATAGTGCTTGTGTCTTACATACTGATCCTTAAGGCCATCCTAAAAATGAACATTGCACAGGGCAGGCAGAAGGCTTTCTCCACCTGTGGCTCTCATCTGACAGTGGTGGCTGTACTATATGCCACTCTAGCCTTCATGTATATGCAGCCCAAGGCCAGCCACTCTTTTGATACTGACAAAATGGCCTCTGTATTTTTCACTTTGGTCATACCCATGCTGAACCCTGTGATCTACAGCTTGAGGAACAAGGAAGTAAAAGGTGCTCTGCATAGGATGTGGAAAAATCTCTGCAAAATTCCTATATAA
- the LOC129628513 gene encoding olfactory receptor 8J2-like: MAPGNHTHVTEFILMGVSDRPELQIPFFCVFLIVYGLTLAGNLGIVILTSVDSQLQTPMYFFLKHLAIINLGNSSVIAPRMLVNFLVTKKTISYYGCAVQLGGFLVFIVAEIFVLAAMAYDRYVAICSPLLYRVVVSPRMCLLLAALIYIYSLTTALTVSSCVFSVSYCSSNVINHFYCDNVPLLALSCSDTYIPETAVFTFSGTNLFFSMIIVLTSYFNIILAILRIRSSEGRQKAFSTCASHMMAVTVFYGTLLFMYLQPRTNHSLHTDKMASVFYTLVIPMLNPLIYSLRNKDVKDALKRFLDNSCQSFKSV, encoded by the coding sequence ATGGCTCCAGGGAATCACACTCATGTGACTGAATTCATTCTAATGGGAGTCTCAGACCGTCCAGAACTCCAGAttccctttttttgtgtgttcctGATCGTCTATGGACTGACCCTGGCAGGGAACCTGGGAATCGTCATCCTCACCAGCGTGGACTCTCAGCTTCAGacccccatgtactttttcctcaagCACTTGGCTATCATCAATTTGGGCAATTCTTCTGTCATTGCCCCCAGAATGTTGGTTAACTTCTTGGTTACAAAGAAAACCATATCTTATTATGGATGTGCAGTTCAACTAGGTGGATTCTTAGTTTTTATTGTGGCTGAGATTTTCGTGCTGGCtgccatggcctatgaccgctatgtggctaTTTGCAGCCCCCTGCTCTACCGGGTGGTGGTTTCTCCACGGATGTGCCTTCTCCTGGCGGCCCTTATTTACATCTACAGTCTGACCACAGCACTGACGGTCTCTTCCTGTGTGTTTTCCGTGTCATACTGTTCGTCCAATGTGATCAACCATTTTTACTGTGATAATGTCCCTTTGTTAGCATTGTCCTGTTCTGATACCTACATTCCAGAAACAGCAGTGTTTACCTTTTCAGGGaccaatttgtttttctctatgatTATTGTTCTAACATCATACTTCAACATCATCCTTGCCATTTTGAGGATACGTTCTTCAGAAGGGCGACAAAAAGCGTTTTCCACCTGTGCTTCTCACATGATGGCTGTCACTGTGTTCTATGGGACGCTTCTCTTCATGTATTTGCAGCCAAGGACCAACCACTCATTACATACTGATAAGATGGCATCGGTCTTCTATACCCTGGTGATCCCAATGCTGAACCCCCTTATTTACAGCCTGAGGAACAAGGACGTGAAGGATGCATTGAAGAGATTCCTGGATAACTCATGTCAGTCATTCAAATCAGTGTAA